In Pyrus communis chromosome 1, drPyrComm1.1, whole genome shotgun sequence, the following are encoded in one genomic region:
- the LOC137717690 gene encoding probable indole-3-pyruvate monooxygenase YUCCA4 isoform X1 → MGLSKKPQQENPESNSGILQGPIIVGAGPSGLAAAACLSHNGVPSLILEKSNCIASLWQQKTYDRLKLHLPKQFCELPLMGFPEDFPRYPTKSQFISYMESYASHFSIHPKFNQAVQTAEFDSVSGFWRVKTQDSEYISKWLIVATGENAEPVVPEIVGMDKFQGPVLHTSLYKSGSDFRNQRVLVVGCGNSGMEVSLDLCRYNAIPHMVVRNTVHVLPREMFGFSTFGIAMALLKWLPLKLVDRVLLLVANFILGNTDQLGLKRPKTGPIELKNVTGKTPVLDVGALSQIKSGKIKVMEGVKEITRNGARFMNGQEKEFDSIILATGYKSNVPTWLKGCDFFTKDGMPKAPFPNCWKGSDGLYTVGFTRKGLLGTAFDAVAIAKDITQLWKTNKDCRNNNSCNSHVILLK, encoded by the exons ATGGGTTTGTCCAAAAAACCTCAACAAGAAAACCCAGAATCCAATTCCGGGATTCTTCAAGGCCCTATCATTGTAGGCGCAGGACCATCTGGCCTCGCAGCAGCAGCTTGCCTTTCCCACAATGGCGTCCCTTCTCTGATTCTCGAGAAGTCCAACTGCATAGCTTCTCTATGGCAGCAGAAGACATACGACCGTCTCAAACTCCACCTCCCCAAGCAATTCTGTGAGCTTCCTCTCATGGGGTTCCCTGAAGATTTCCCAAGGTACCCTACAAAATCCCAGTTCATTTCATACATGGAGTCCTACGCCTCCCACTTCTCAATCCACCCCAAGTTCAACCAGGCCGTCCAGACCGCGGAATTCGATTccgtttctgggttttggaggGTGAAGACTCAGGATTCAGAGTACATTTCCAAGTGGCTGATTGTTGCCACTGGAGAGAATGCTGAGCCCGTCGTACCGGAGATTGTTGGGATGGATAAGTTTCAAGGCCCTGTTCTTCACACCAGTCTGTACAAGTCTGGCTCTGATTTCAGAAACCAAAGGGTTTTGGTTGTTGGGTGTGGAAATTCTGGCATGGAAGTCAGCCTTGACCTCTGTAGATACAATGCCATCCCTCATATGGTTGTTAGAAACACT GTTCATGTTTTACCAAGAGAGATGTTTGGGTTCTCAACATTTGGGATTGCAATGGCTCTTCTCAAATGGCTGCCATTGAAGCTTGTAGACAGGGTCCTATTGCTAGTGGCCAATTTCATCCTAGGCAACACAGACCAATTAGGGCTCAAAAGGCCCAAAACTGGCCCTATTGAGCTCAAGAATGTCACTGGAAAAACCCCAGTTCTTGATGTTGGAGCATTGTCACAAATTAAATCTGGCAAAATAAAG GTGATGGAAGGGGTGAAGGAGATAACAAGAAATGGAGCAAGATTTATGAATGGACAGGAGAAGGAGTTTGATTCTATAATCTTAGCAACTGGGTACAAAAGTAATGTGCCGACTTGGCTCAAG GGTTGTGACTTTTTCACCAAAGATGGGATGCCAAAAGCACCCTTTCCCAACTGCTGGAAAGGAAGTGATGGACTCTACACAGTTGGATTCACAAGAAAGGGGCTTCTTGGAACGGCTTTTGACGCTGTTGCGATAGCCAAGGATATTACTCAGCTTTGGAAGACAAACAAAGACTGCAGGAATAATAATTCTTGTAATTCCCATGTTATCCTACTAAAATAA
- the LOC137732949 gene encoding probable alpha,alpha-trehalose-phosphate synthase [UDP-forming] 7 codes for MAKMIKKDKDNTASLNGFTEKEIGVFHWWSANKDWEVCEQSNDFGLIQIAEPVTKLYTEATDASSIETKESAFVRHHQDGDLGFGSSQAKELLDHLESVLANEPVCWEWSIRRRSSEATYSVSKGVAAKKTFTSCTWGSRLT; via the exons ATGGCAAAGATGATCAAGAAGGACAAGGACAACACCGCCTCCCTCAATGGCTTCACGGAGAAGGAGATTGGTGTCTTCCATTG GTGGTCTGCCAACAAGGATTGGGAAGTTTGCGAGCAGAGCAATGATTTTGGGTTGATACAGATAGCTGAACCAGTTACGAAACTCTATACAGAAGCCACTGATGCTTCTAGCATTGAAACCAAGGAGAGTGCCTTTGTTCGGCACCATCAAGATGGAGATCTTGGTTTTGGATCCAGCCAGGCTAAAGAGTTACTAGACCATTTAGAAAGTGTGCTAGCAAATGAACCAGTCTGCTGGGAGTGGTCAATACGTCGCAGATCAAGTGAAGCCACATATAGTGTCAGTAAAGGCGTGGCTGCAAAAAAGACCTTCACATCATGCACGTGGGGAAGCAGGCTGACTTAG
- the LOC137717561 gene encoding cysteine-rich receptor-like protein kinase 29 has product MFIHNLQIHWFTQDKYTMISSTSPFFLSLIILLLIANTSTQSLDRQQPFLRVACSYNKGNYTNSSVYQTNLNRLLPSLLLSNVNSNGYGFYNYSFGENSDQVYAIGLCRGDLIADACSACLGNSTNILTQSCPNQMEATIWNENCMLRYSNRTLYGILEVLPAFYQSNSENVSSSSLVVDEFNQQLMTLLESLTNEASGGGSLRKYAVGNKSVTDSNRTMFGLAQCTPDLSTLDCNHCLKGGLEFISNSFYGKDSVRFVKPSCNLRYEAYLFFDPVIGSSGSLAPAPTSPPSGKKSTHTPWVIIIPIVATAEASVLVISICMYLRAKKRKNGLTEEEITNADQITSAEALQFDFDSIRVATNNFSEANKLGRGGFGAVYKDVNGRLASDEDIAVKRLSRDSAQGDLEFKNEVSLVAKLQHRNLVRLLGFCLEGNERLLVYEFVPNGSLDKFIFVKRANLNWDSRYKIIVGIGRGLLYLHEDSRLRIIHRDLKASNVLLDAEMNPKMADFGLARLFVLDQVQGETNRIVGTYGYMAPEYVMRGQFSVKSDVYSFCVLVLEIVTGQKNSSFHHEGNMEDLLSYVWKNWREETTSNIIDPTWIAGSRGEILRCIHIGLLCVQQNEADRPTMASVILMLTSNSLSLPEPSQPAFFMVRSDMTAVEGLDQYRSSFIKQSVNEVSITELSPR; this is encoded by the exons ATGTTCATACATAATTTGCAGATCCATTGGTTCACACAAGACAAATATACAATGATTTCCTCAACCTCTccattttttctctctctcataaTTCTGTTACTAATCGCCAATACCAGTACTCAATCCCTTGATCGTCAGCAACCTTTTCTACGTGTGGCATGTTCTTACAACAAAGGCAACTACACCAACAGTAGTGTCTACCAGACCAACCTCAATCGTCTTCTGCCTTCTCTCCTCCTCAGCAATGTCAACAGCAACGGCTATGGCTTCTACAATTACTCTTTCGGTGAAAACTCCGACCAAGTTTACGCTATCGGACTTTGTAGAGGAGATCTTATAGCCGATGCTTGCAGTGCTTGCCTTGGTAACTCTACCAATATTCTCACACAGAGTTGCCCTAATCAGATGGAGGCAACTATATGGAACGAAAACTGCATGTTGCGCTACTCAAACCGCACGTTATATGGAATCCTTGAAGTTCTTCCTGCTTTTTATCAATCGAATTCAGAAAACGTTTCGTCATCATCGTTAGTGGTTGATGAGTTCAACCAACAGCTCATGACACTGTTGGAAAGTCTAACAAATGAAGCTTCGGGAGGTGGTTCGCTTAGGAAGTATGCAGTAGGAAACAAAAGCGTAACAGATTCTAATCGGACGATGTTTGGCCTTGCGCAGTGCACTCCAGATTTGTCCACCTTGGACTGCAACCATTGCTTAAAGGGTGGTTTGGAGTTTATTAGTAACAGTTTTTATGGGAAGGATTCTGTGAGGTTTGTTAAACCTAGCTGTAATTTAAGGTATGAGGCTTACCTCTTCTTTGATCCGGTGATCGGATCATCGGGATCTCTGGCACCAGCCCCAACTTCTCCACCATCag GAAAGAAGAGTACTCATACACCTTGGGTTATCATTATACCTATTGTGGCGACTGCTGAAGCTTCGGTACTAGTTATATCCATCTGCATGTATCTGAGAGCGAAGAAGAGAAAGAACGGACTTACTGAAG AAGAAATTACAAATGCAGATCAAATTACAAGTGCAGAAGCCTTGCAATTCGACTTTGACTCCATTAGAGTTGCCACAAATAACTTTTCCGAGGCAAATAAGCTTGGACGAGGTGGATTTGGTGCCGTTTACAAGGATGTGAAT GGTAGGCTTGCGAGTGATGAAGATATAGCAGTGAAAAGGCTTTCTAGAGATTCTGCACAAGGAGACTTGGAATTTAAAAACGAGGTCTCGTTAGTGGCAAAGCTTCAACATCGGAATTTGGTTAGGCTCTTAGGTTTTTGCCTGGAAGGAAATGAAAGGCTTCTTGTCTATGAGTTTGTCCCTAATGGAAGCCTTGATAAATTCATATTTG TCAAGCGtgcaaacttgaattgggaTAGTCGCTACAAAATTATAGTAGGCATTGGACGAGGGCTCCTTTACCTTCACGAAGATTCTCGTCTCAGGATTATTCACCGTGATCTAAAAGCTAGCAACGTATTGCTAGATGCAGAAATGAACCCCAaaatggctgattttgggttggCAAGGTTGTTTGTGCTTGACCAAGTGCAAGGCGAAACCAATCGAATTGTGGGAACCTA CGGATATATGGCTCCAGAATATGTAATGCGTGGACAATTTTCAGTTAAATCCGATGTCTATAGCttttgtgtgttagttttggAGATAGTAACTGGCCAGAAAAATAGTTCTTTCCACCATGAAGGCAATATGGAGGATCTTCTAAGCTAT GTATGGAAAAACTGGCGAGAAGAGACAACTTCGAATATAATAGACCCTACATGGATTGCTGGTTCAAGAGGTGAAATATTGAGATGCATCCATATAGGATTATTATGTGTGCAACAAAATGAAGCTGATAGGCCGACAATGGCTTCCGTTATTCTTAtgcttactagcaactctctttctcttccgGAACCCTCACAGCCAGCATTTTTTATGGTTCGATCAGACATGACAGCAGTTGAAGGGTTAGATCAATATCGAAGCAGCTTTATCAAACAATCAGTAAATGAGGTTTCAATTACGGAACTATCTCCTCGCTAG
- the LOC137717690 gene encoding probable indole-3-pyruvate monooxygenase YUCCA4 isoform X2: MGLSKKPQQENPESNSGILQGPIIVGAGPSGLAAAACLSHNGVPSLILEKSNCIASLWQQKTYDRLKLHLPKQFCELPLMGFPEDFPRYPTKSQFISYMESYASHFSIHPKFNQAVQTAEFDSVSGFWRVKTQDSEYISKWLIVATGENAEPVVPEIVGMDKFQGPVLHTSLYKSGSDFRNQRVLVVGCGNSGMEVSLDLCRYNAIPHMVVRNTVHVLPREMFGFSTFGIAMALLKWLPLKLVDRVLLLVANFILGNTDQLGLKRPKTGPIELKNVTGKTPVLDVGALSQIKSGKIKVMEGVKEITRNGARFMNGQEKEFDSIILATGYKSNVPTWLKVNFFTKDGMPKAPFPNCWKGSDGLYTVGFTRKGLLGTAFDAVAIAKDITQLWKTNKDCRNNNSCNSHVILLK, translated from the exons ATGGGTTTGTCCAAAAAACCTCAACAAGAAAACCCAGAATCCAATTCCGGGATTCTTCAAGGCCCTATCATTGTAGGCGCAGGACCATCTGGCCTCGCAGCAGCAGCTTGCCTTTCCCACAATGGCGTCCCTTCTCTGATTCTCGAGAAGTCCAACTGCATAGCTTCTCTATGGCAGCAGAAGACATACGACCGTCTCAAACTCCACCTCCCCAAGCAATTCTGTGAGCTTCCTCTCATGGGGTTCCCTGAAGATTTCCCAAGGTACCCTACAAAATCCCAGTTCATTTCATACATGGAGTCCTACGCCTCCCACTTCTCAATCCACCCCAAGTTCAACCAGGCCGTCCAGACCGCGGAATTCGATTccgtttctgggttttggaggGTGAAGACTCAGGATTCAGAGTACATTTCCAAGTGGCTGATTGTTGCCACTGGAGAGAATGCTGAGCCCGTCGTACCGGAGATTGTTGGGATGGATAAGTTTCAAGGCCCTGTTCTTCACACCAGTCTGTACAAGTCTGGCTCTGATTTCAGAAACCAAAGGGTTTTGGTTGTTGGGTGTGGAAATTCTGGCATGGAAGTCAGCCTTGACCTCTGTAGATACAATGCCATCCCTCATATGGTTGTTAGAAACACT GTTCATGTTTTACCAAGAGAGATGTTTGGGTTCTCAACATTTGGGATTGCAATGGCTCTTCTCAAATGGCTGCCATTGAAGCTTGTAGACAGGGTCCTATTGCTAGTGGCCAATTTCATCCTAGGCAACACAGACCAATTAGGGCTCAAAAGGCCCAAAACTGGCCCTATTGAGCTCAAGAATGTCACTGGAAAAACCCCAGTTCTTGATGTTGGAGCATTGTCACAAATTAAATCTGGCAAAATAAAG GTGATGGAAGGGGTGAAGGAGATAACAAGAAATGGAGCAAGATTTATGAATGGACAGGAGAAGGAGTTTGATTCTATAATCTTAGCAACTGGGTACAAAAGTAATGTGCCGACTTGGCTCAAGGTAAAC TTTTTCACCAAAGATGGGATGCCAAAAGCACCCTTTCCCAACTGCTGGAAAGGAAGTGATGGACTCTACACAGTTGGATTCACAAGAAAGGGGCTTCTTGGAACGGCTTTTGACGCTGTTGCGATAGCCAAGGATATTACTCAGCTTTGGAAGACAAACAAAGACTGCAGGAATAATAATTCTTGTAATTCCCATGTTATCCTACTAAAATAA